Proteins from a single region of Palaemon carinicauda isolate YSFRI2023 chromosome 1, ASM3689809v2, whole genome shotgun sequence:
- the LOC137642151 gene encoding cuticle protein 8-like — protein sequence MVSKAVIFVGMLVGLALGAPQYNYDIPQAPSTLYETPAESVQEPVQLYETPQETIQEPVQLYEAPSNTLLIAEPQNIVPSIVNPPSAPMEGMPYDFTWGVEDAESGNTFSHVENSDGQRTEGEYRVLLPDGRLQIVRFFDNGEGFNAEVIYEK from the exons ATGGTATCTAAG GCCGTCATCTTCGTGGGTATGCTCGTGGGCCTGGCCCTCGGCGCCCCTCAGTACAACTACGACATCCCTCAAGCCCCTTCCACGCTGTACGAGACCCCTGCCGAGtccgtgcaagagcccgtgcagcTGTACGAAACGCCCCAAGAGACCATTCAGGAACCCGTGCAGTTGTACGAGGCTCCTTCTAACACCCTCCTGATTGCCGAGCCTCAGAATATCGTTCCCAGCATTGTCAATCCT CCAAGTGCCCCCATGGAAGGCATGCCCTACGACTTCACCTGGGGAGTCGAGGACGCCGAGAGCGGCAACACCTTCAGCCACGTCGAAAACAGCGACGGCCAGAGGACCGAAGGAGAATATAGGGTGCTTCTTCCCGACGGACGCCTTCAG ATTGTTCGCTTCTTCGACAACGGCGAAGGATTCAACGCTGAAGTCATCTACGAAAAGTAA